In one window of Microtus pennsylvanicus isolate mMicPen1 chromosome 2, mMicPen1.hap1, whole genome shotgun sequence DNA:
- the Hoxc13 gene encoding homeobox protein Hox-C13 produces the protein MTTSLLLHPRWPESLMYVYEDSAPESGSGGGGGGGGAGGAGGGCSGASPGKAQSMDGLGGSCPASHCRDLLPHPVLGRPPAPLGAPQGAVYTDIPAPEAARQCAPPPAPPTSSSATLGYGYPFGGSYYGCRLSHNVNLQQKPCAYHPGDKYPEPSGSLPGDDLSSRAKEFAFYPSFASSYQAMPGYLDVSVVPGISGHPEPRHDALIPVEGYQHWALSNGWDSQVYCSKEQSQSAHLWKSPFPDVVPLQPEVSSYRRGRKKRVPYTKVQLKELEKEYAASKFITKEKRRRISATTNLSERQVTIWFQNRRVKEKKVVSKSKAPHLHST, from the exons ATGACGACTTCGCTGCTCCTGCACCCGCGCTGGCCGGAGAGCCTTATGTACGTCTATGAGGACAGCGCGCCGGagagcggcagcggcggcggcgggggagGCGGCGGCGCGGGCGGCGCGGGGGGTGGCTGCAGCGGAGCGAGCCCCGGCAAAGCCCAGAGCATGGACGGGCTGGGCGGCAGTTGTCCGGCCAGCCACTGCCGCGACCTGCTCCCGCACCCCGTGTTGGGCCGCCCGCCGGCTCCTCTGGGCGCCCCTCAAGGCGCCGTCTACACGGACATTCCAGCCCCGGAGGCGGCGCGCCAATGCGCCCCACCGCCGGCGCCCCCTACCTCGTCCAGCGCCACCCTGGGTTATGGTTACCCATTCGGCGGCAGCTACTACGGCTGCCGCCTGTCGCACAACGTGAACCTGCAGCAGAAGCCTTGCGCCTACCACCCGGGTGACAAATACCCGGAGCCGTCGGGCTCCCTGCCTGGTGACGACCTGTCCTCCAGGGCCAAGGAGTTCGCCTTCTACCCCAGCTTTGCCAGCTCCTACCAGGCAATGCCCGGCTACCTGGACGTGTCGGTGGTGCCCGGGATCAGCGGGCACCCGGAGCCGCGTCACGACGCGCTCATCCCTGTCGAAGGCTACCAGCACTGGGCTCTTTCCAATGGCTGGGACAGTCAGGTGTACTGCTCCAAAGAGCAGTCACAGTCGGCCCACCTCTGGAAGTCTCCCTTCCCAG ATGTGGTTCCCCTACAGCCTGAAGTGAGCAGCTACCGACGCGGGCGTAAGAAACGCGTGCCCTACACCAAGGTGCAGCTGAAGGAGCTAGAAAAGGAGTACGCAGCCAGCAAGTTCATCACCAAAGAGAAGCGCCGGCGCATCTCAGCCACCACGAACCTCTCAGAGCGCCAGGTCACCATCTGGTTCCAGAACCGGCGGGTGAAGGAGAAGAAGGTGGTCAGCAAATCTAAAGCGCCTCATCTCCACTCCACCTGA